Proteins encoded within one genomic window of Bacillota bacterium:
- a CDS encoding MFS transporter — MDTLSESTRHSDGGSVKAPMIGNTFAALRHRSFRLYWSGQCVSLIGTWMQSTAQAWLILKLTDSAYLLGLVSSIRFIPTLALSLFTGVIIDRISKRNLILLTQTTLMVLAFGLGALIQLGLVRYWHVLAMSALVGVAESIDGPARQAFVKDMTDGTDLMNAVALNSAIFNLARMLGPALAGLVIGKAGFAPCFFLNGASFLAVIAGLMLVPASKPARPETHRKMLDDLAEGLAYVRSTPAISTVIMLVFGMSLFLLNPAVLVPAFAERVLHQEATGYGLLMSAMGVGAVMGAVALAAHSVRGLQARLILWAAFCWSGLLILLGFTQVYMASAIVLALVGWAQITFNAAANTWVQMNSPDRMRGRIMSAYMLVHNGVVPFGSLLTGWLAQNHGANIAAIVLGMLALTFAILVAFKRTSIWSVPAGTSMP, encoded by the coding sequence ATGGATACACTGAGCGAGTCCACTCGTCATTCTGACGGGGGCAGCGTAAAGGCGCCGATGATTGGCAATACTTTCGCCGCACTCCGTCATCGAAGCTTCCGGCTTTACTGGTCAGGTCAATGCGTCTCCCTGATCGGAACCTGGATGCAGTCCACCGCACAAGCGTGGCTGATCCTCAAGCTTACGGACTCCGCATACCTACTTGGCCTCGTCAGTTCGATCCGGTTCATTCCTACTTTGGCCCTGTCTTTATTCACCGGGGTCATAATTGACCGGATCTCCAAGCGGAATCTGATCCTCCTCACCCAGACCACCCTGATGGTCCTGGCGTTTGGATTGGGGGCTCTGATCCAGCTCGGGCTGGTCAGATACTGGCACGTCCTTGCCATGTCTGCGCTGGTGGGGGTGGCTGAGAGTATCGACGGCCCCGCAAGACAGGCTTTCGTCAAGGACATGACCGATGGAACCGACCTGATGAACGCGGTTGCCCTCAACTCGGCCATCTTCAACCTGGCTCGAATGCTAGGCCCTGCTCTGGCAGGCCTGGTCATAGGCAAGGCCGGGTTTGCGCCCTGCTTCTTCCTGAACGGGGCGAGCTTCCTTGCGGTAATAGCCGGACTCATGCTAGTGCCTGCTTCAAAGCCGGCCCGGCCGGAGACGCACCGGAAGATGCTGGATGACCTCGCTGAAGGTCTGGCCTATGTCCGCTCGACTCCGGCGATCTCAACCGTCATCATGCTGGTATTCGGCATGAGCTTGTTTCTTCTCAATCCTGCCGTCCTTGTCCCCGCTTTTGCTGAAAGGGTCCTTCATCAAGAGGCGACCGGTTACGGGCTGTTGATGTCCGCAATGGGCGTTGGAGCCGTGATGGGAGCCGTAGCCCTCGCAGCACATTCCGTCAGGGGGCTGCAGGCCAGACTCATCCTGTGGGCCGCCTTCTGCTGGTCTGGACTTCTGATACTTCTGGGATTCACCCAAGTATACATGGCGTCAGCAATTGTTCTGGCTCTCGTGGGGTGGGCGCAGATCACCTTCAACGCCGCTGCTAACACCTGGGTTCAGATGAACTCTCCAGATAGGATGCGCGGCAGGATCATGAGTGCGTATATGCTGGTCCATAACGGCGTCGTGCCATTCGGATCTCTCCTCACTGGATGGCTCGCTCAGAACCACGGGGCAAACATCGCAGCTATCGTCCTTGGCATGCTCGCCCTCACGTTTGCGATACTGGTGGCCTTCAAGAGGACCTCGATCTGGAGCGTACCGGCGGGTACGTCAATGCCGTAA